The Vigna radiata var. radiata cultivar VC1973A unplaced genomic scaffold, Vradiata_ver6 scaffold_122, whole genome shotgun sequence genome window below encodes:
- the LOC106752974 gene encoding probable fructokinase-7 encodes MTGCCFPVTLDRSRSRRGSSKLCSSKHRRKENYKGPLIVCFGEMMMNLVPTVLPMSLAEAAAYKKFPSGATANVAVGISRLGVSAAFIGKVGNDEFGCLLSDILKQNGVDSSGLLFDDDARTALAFYALKSNGEPEFMFYRNPSADMLLRPQEIDLSLIKKATIFHYGSVSLITEPCRSAHLAAMSVAKVSGCILSYSPNLALPLWSSKEAARQGIMSIWNYADIIKVSVDELRLLIEGDDPYDDKVIMMKLYHYNLKLLVVTEGGRGCRYYTKDFKGRLAGFKVEVVDTTGAGDSFVAGLLSIVAAHNHIYKDEKRLREALDFANACGAVTVTRRGAIPSLPTKDVVLRLLFSCFNS; translated from the exons ATGACAGGCTGTTGCTTCCCGGTGACCCTTGATCGGTCTCGCAGTCGCAGGGGAAGCTCCAAGCTTT GTTCATCTAAACATCGGAGAAAAGAGAACTATAAAGGGCCTCTGATTGTTTGCTTTGGGGAGATGATGATGAATTTGGTCCCAACGGTGTTACCAATGTCCCTTGCAGAGGCAGCAGCCTATAAGAAATTCCCTTCTGGGGCCACTGCCAATGTTGCAGTCGGAATTTCTAGATTAGGAGTTTCAGCAGCTTTTATTGGCAAG GTGGGAAATGATGAATTTGGCTGTCTGTTATCTGATATTCTGAAACAAAATGGTGTTGACAGTTCGGGCCTACTCTTTGATGATGATGCAAGAACAGCATTGGCATTTTATGCTCTTAAGAGTAATGGAGAACCTGAATTCATGTTTTACAGAAATCCAAGTGCTGATATGCTCCTTCGTCCTCAAGAGATTGATCTAAGCCTCATAAAGAAG GCCACAATATTTCATTATGGTTCAGTCAGTTTAATTACGGAGCCTTGTAGGTCAGCTCACCTTGCAGCAATGAGTGTTGCCAAAGTCTCGGGCTGTATCCTTTCCTATTCTCCAAATTTGGCATTGCCACTATGGTCATCAAAGGAGGCTGCTAGACAGGGCATCATGAGTATCTGGAACTATGCCGACATTATTAAG GTAAGTGTGGATGAACTTCGACTCTTGATCGAAGGTGATGATCCTTATGATGACAAAGTGATCATGATGAAGCTGTACCACTACAATCTCAAACTTCTGGTTGTCACTGAAGGAGGACGAGGCTGTAGATACTACACCAAG GACTTTAAAGGACGGCTTGCTGGTTTTAAGGTGGAAGTAGTTGATACAACTGGAGCAGGTGATTCCTTTGTAGCAGGATTATTGAGCATTGTGGCTGCACACAATCACATCTATAAG GATGAGAAAAGATTGAGGGAGGCTCTTGATTTTGCAAATGCTTGTGGTGCTGTGACAGTGACAAGGAGAGGAGCCATACCTTCACTCCCCACAAAGGATGTTGTTCTCAGACTTCTGTTCTCCTGTTTCAATTCATAG